Proteins encoded together in one Streptomyces sp. NBC_01216 window:
- a CDS encoding threonine synthase — MLAFMTTYVCPRCQAHAPADALTWCCPKCRGPWDLEFSSAPVPLSSLASRVNSLWRYAETLPLATEIPHVTLGEGRTPLVPLTEAGTVPDTEPGTVPDRPSADRVAGPVMAKLDFLMPTLSFKDRGAVMLVELARRLTRNGDVRRVLADSSGNAGTAVAAYCARAGLDCVVYVPEGTSPKKLEQIRAHGARLTVVPGDRASTARAARAAADAPGTFYASHAYNPHFLHGTKTYVYEIWEELGGRLPDTLVVPVGNGTLLLGAALAVAELYGHGLVDTRPALVAVQAEAVAPLATAFHAGAEDLSAPAAPRPTLAEGIAVPDPPRARAILRAVRETGGTFLTVTDGQIRSAQIDLARRGLFVEPTGVACWAAVRAAPRPGLSVVPLCGAGAKTGLADGAAPRPAPSPGP; from the coding sequence ATGCTGGCGTTCATGACGACCTACGTGTGTCCCCGCTGCCAGGCGCACGCCCCGGCTGACGCTCTCACCTGGTGTTGTCCGAAGTGCCGCGGCCCCTGGGACCTGGAATTCTCCAGTGCCCCTGTGCCCCTCTCGTCACTTGCGTCACGTGTGAATTCCCTCTGGCGCTATGCGGAGACCTTGCCGCTGGCAACCGAGATCCCTCATGTGACGCTCGGCGAGGGGCGCACCCCGCTCGTCCCGCTGACCGAAGCGGGCACGGTGCCGGACACGGAACCGGGCACGGTGCCGGACAGACCGTCCGCCGACCGCGTCGCCGGCCCGGTCATGGCCAAGCTCGACTTCCTCATGCCGACGTTGTCGTTCAAGGACCGCGGCGCGGTGATGCTGGTCGAACTCGCCCGCCGGCTCACCCGCAACGGCGACGTGCGGCGGGTGCTCGCCGACAGCAGCGGCAACGCCGGGACGGCCGTCGCCGCCTACTGCGCGCGGGCCGGGCTCGACTGCGTCGTGTACGTACCGGAGGGCACGTCACCCAAGAAGCTGGAGCAGATCAGGGCCCACGGAGCCCGTCTCACCGTCGTCCCCGGTGACCGCGCCTCGACGGCGCGGGCCGCACGCGCGGCAGCCGACGCGCCCGGCACCTTCTACGCCTCGCACGCCTACAACCCGCACTTCCTGCACGGGACGAAGACCTACGTGTACGAGATCTGGGAGGAACTCGGCGGCAGGCTGCCCGACACGCTCGTCGTGCCGGTCGGCAACGGCACCCTGCTGCTGGGCGCCGCGCTGGCGGTGGCGGAGCTGTACGGACACGGCCTCGTCGACACCCGTCCGGCCCTGGTCGCCGTCCAGGCCGAGGCGGTCGCCCCGCTGGCCACGGCCTTCCACGCGGGCGCGGAGGATCTCTCCGCCCCGGCCGCGCCACGCCCCACCCTGGCGGAGGGCATCGCCGTCCCGGATCCGCCCCGGGCCCGCGCGATCCTGCGGGCCGTACGCGAGACGGGCGGCACCTTCCTGACGGTGACGGACGGTCAGATCCGTTCCGCCCAGATCGACCTGGCCCGGCGCGGACTCTTCGTGGAGCCGACGGGGGTCGCGTGCTGGGCGGCCGTGCGCGCGGCCCCGCGACCGGGCCTGTCCGTCGTCCCGCTGTGCGGCGCCGGCGCGAAGACGGGTCTCGCGGACGGTGCGGCACCTCGTCCGGCACCCTCCCCCGGCCCCTGA
- a CDS encoding ester cyclase: protein MGEARAVMDRFTEAVTTNPDLKVVADLFAVNAVALTPDAGELHGREAIVAYWRTMTEAVPGARFTSSESYEIGDTAIDEGVYTGRNTGPIRLPDGETIPATGKEVEIRGVDIAQVADGRIVSYRLYFDQLEFLSGLGLLPEEGQPAKP, encoded by the coding sequence ATGGGAGAGGCACGCGCGGTGATGGACCGTTTCACCGAGGCGGTCACCACGAACCCGGACCTCAAGGTCGTCGCCGACCTCTTCGCCGTGAACGCGGTCGCGCTCACCCCGGACGCCGGCGAGCTCCACGGCAGAGAGGCGATCGTCGCCTACTGGCGCACGATGACGGAGGCCGTTCCGGGCGCCCGGTTCACGTCCTCGGAGTCGTACGAGATCGGTGACACGGCGATCGACGAGGGCGTCTACACCGGCCGGAACACCGGGCCGATCCGGCTCCCGGACGGTGAGACCATTCCGGCCACCGGCAAGGAGGTGGAAATCCGCGGGGTCGACATCGCCCAGGTCGCCGACGGGCGGATCGTCAGCTACCGGCTCTACTTCGACCAGCTGGAATTCCTGAGCGGGCTGGGTCTGCTCCCCGAGGAGGGGCAGCCCGCGAAGCCCTGA
- a CDS encoding acyltransferase family protein: MQFLMAPGLRSRRKPTTEPPEPPAGGPRSGGESGPSPHRSAFRPDIEGLRAVAVLAVLAFHAGIPFTAGGFVGVDVFFVISGYLITGLLVREAITTGRIGLGDFFSRRARRLLPSAAVVLGAVAVAGAWLTVPLSRTDLEYDVVAAALSVANWRFIAQQTDYLAAGHDQSPLLHFWSLAVEEQFYLVWAPLLAVTALCVARAARRGRAVRSVVALLTALLTLGSFALSLRWTDHSASLAYLGSPSRVWQFGIGALLALLPWHLMRGPRVLRLLCGWAGAAAIVWCVVSYDASTPYPGYAALLPTLATAAVILAAIPGRGERYVEGTYGVGRLLAGRAPRAIGRLSYNLYLWHWPVIVLAEARFGTLDWPVKAALTLAAVLPALATMRWVERPLRRSRTVSEHPRRGLSVGVSSIVFPVVLALLVGTTALNLLGPATPVDPQGLPPGAASGPHLLARTPGMPLPDGPVVPGPAQARADFPPDGPCEVAPSETRSPDCLFGAVDSPDRIVLLGDSHAGQWFSPMLALASQRGWALQELVKQGCPLPELAVDNPQLGRGYRECDTWRADSLERLRQQPKPRLIVIASLNRYTADVELLGEAWRRTLEPLRALGAPIVYIEDTPVPGIDIPACVSGNQDSLAACAFSREDARHPDPLARLIASGALPGVSSVSVNEVLCPGTGPTCPAVLDRILLYRDDAHLTNAAAVVLTPRLERLLASSGALPATTAAGTPRADGWTRLLRDDFDGPAGSPPSATHWIHDIGTCYPGCPAPRWGTGEIETMTDSTDNVRLDGKGALEIVPTRKDGTWNSGRIETRRADFAPPPGGVLRIEASIALPDVTGTKAAGYWPAFWALGEGLRDGYTGWPGVGELDVMESVNGRDTVFGTLHCGVLDGGPCLEPVGLTSGPQPCSGCRTAFHTYAVEVDRTPGAEEVRWYLDGRVYHRVTADRMDPATWKRTVDHGWFLILNVAVGGNLPLADGATAGPATEPGHPMRVDHVTVSTREGPDR; the protein is encoded by the coding sequence ATGCAGTTCCTCATGGCGCCCGGCCTGCGCTCCCGTCGCAAGCCCACCACCGAGCCGCCCGAACCCCCCGCCGGCGGCCCCCGCTCCGGCGGCGAGTCCGGCCCCAGCCCCCACCGGTCCGCCTTCCGCCCCGACATCGAGGGGCTGCGCGCGGTCGCCGTCCTCGCGGTCCTCGCCTTCCACGCCGGAATACCGTTCACGGCGGGCGGATTCGTCGGCGTGGACGTCTTCTTCGTCATCTCCGGCTATCTGATCACCGGCCTCCTGGTGCGGGAGGCCATCACCACCGGCCGCATCGGACTCGGCGACTTCTTCTCCCGCCGGGCCCGGCGTCTGCTGCCCTCCGCCGCCGTGGTGCTCGGCGCGGTCGCGGTGGCCGGCGCCTGGCTCACCGTCCCGCTGAGCCGCACCGACCTGGAGTACGACGTCGTCGCGGCGGCGCTGTCCGTCGCGAACTGGCGCTTCATCGCACAGCAGACCGACTACCTCGCCGCCGGCCACGACCAGAGTCCCCTGCTGCACTTCTGGTCGCTGGCCGTCGAGGAGCAGTTCTACCTCGTCTGGGCCCCGCTCCTCGCGGTGACCGCGCTGTGCGTGGCCCGCGCGGCGCGCCGCGGCCGGGCCGTGCGCTCCGTCGTCGCGCTGCTCACCGCCCTGCTGACACTCGGCTCGTTCGCCCTTTCCCTGCGCTGGACGGACCACTCCGCATCCCTCGCCTACCTCGGATCGCCCTCCCGGGTCTGGCAGTTCGGCATCGGCGCGCTGCTGGCCCTGCTGCCCTGGCACCTGATGCGCGGCCCGCGGGTGCTGCGCCTGCTGTGCGGCTGGGCCGGGGCCGCGGCCATCGTCTGGTGCGTCGTGTCGTACGACGCCTCGACGCCCTACCCCGGCTACGCGGCACTCCTGCCGACACTGGCCACCGCCGCCGTCATCCTCGCCGCGATACCAGGCCGGGGCGAGCGGTACGTCGAAGGCACCTACGGGGTGGGACGGCTGCTGGCGGGACGGGCTCCCCGGGCGATCGGGAGGCTCTCCTACAACCTGTACCTGTGGCACTGGCCGGTGATCGTCCTGGCCGAGGCCCGCTTCGGCACGCTCGACTGGCCCGTGAAGGCCGCGCTCACACTGGCGGCCGTCCTCCCCGCCCTCGCCACGATGCGCTGGGTCGAGCGACCGCTGCGCCGGAGCCGTACCGTCAGCGAACACCCTCGGCGCGGCCTGTCGGTCGGCGTCTCCTCCATCGTCTTCCCGGTCGTCCTCGCGCTGCTGGTGGGGACCACGGCACTGAACCTGCTGGGCCCGGCCACACCGGTCGACCCGCAGGGGCTGCCTCCGGGCGCGGCATCCGGGCCGCACCTGCTCGCGCGGACGCCCGGCATGCCGCTCCCGGACGGGCCGGTGGTACCGGGGCCGGCCCAGGCCCGCGCGGACTTCCCGCCGGACGGCCCCTGCGAGGTCGCCCCCTCGGAGACCCGCAGCCCGGACTGCCTGTTCGGAGCGGTGGACAGCCCGGACCGGATCGTGCTCCTCGGCGACTCGCACGCCGGACAGTGGTTCTCCCCGATGCTGGCACTCGCCTCCCAACGCGGCTGGGCCCTGCAGGAGTTGGTCAAGCAGGGCTGCCCGCTGCCCGAGCTGGCCGTGGACAATCCCCAGCTCGGCCGTGGCTACCGGGAATGCGACACCTGGCGGGCGGACAGCCTGGAGCGGCTCCGGCAGCAGCCCAAGCCCCGCCTGATCGTGATCGCCTCCCTCAACCGGTACACCGCCGACGTCGAGCTCCTCGGCGAAGCGTGGCGGAGGACGCTGGAGCCGCTGCGGGCACTCGGCGCCCCGATCGTCTACATCGAGGACACACCCGTACCCGGCATCGACATCCCGGCGTGCGTGTCCGGCAACCAGGACTCCCTCGCGGCCTGCGCGTTCAGCCGCGAGGACGCCCGGCACCCCGATCCGCTGGCGCGGCTGATCGCCTCCGGTGCGCTGCCCGGTGTCTCGAGCGTCAGCGTGAACGAGGTGCTGTGCCCCGGCACCGGCCCGACCTGCCCGGCCGTGCTGGACCGGATCCTGCTCTACCGGGACGACGCCCACCTGACCAACGCGGCGGCCGTCGTCCTCACGCCACGGCTCGAACGACTGCTCGCCTCGTCCGGCGCGCTGCCCGCCACGACGGCCGCCGGGACCCCTCGGGCGGACGGGTGGACCCGCCTGCTGCGCGACGACTTCGACGGACCGGCCGGGAGCCCTCCCTCCGCCACCCACTGGATCCACGACATCGGCACCTGCTATCCCGGCTGTCCCGCGCCGCGGTGGGGAACCGGTGAGATCGAGACCATGACCGACTCGACCGACAACGTCCGACTCGACGGGAAGGGCGCGCTGGAGATCGTGCCCACCCGGAAGGACGGCACGTGGAACTCGGGGCGCATCGAGACCAGGCGCGCCGACTTCGCGCCACCGCCCGGCGGGGTCCTGCGGATCGAGGCGTCGATCGCGCTGCCGGACGTGACGGGGACGAAAGCGGCGGGATACTGGCCGGCGTTCTGGGCCCTCGGAGAAGGACTGCGCGACGGCTACACCGGATGGCCGGGCGTGGGGGAGCTGGACGTCATGGAGTCCGTCAACGGGCGGGACACGGTCTTCGGCACCCTGCACTGCGGTGTCCTCGACGGCGGCCCGTGCCTCGAACCCGTGGGTCTGACATCCGGCCCGCAGCCGTGCTCTGGCTGCCGCACGGCTTTCCACACCTACGCGGTCGAGGTCGACCGCACCCCCGGCGCGGAGGAGGTGCGCTGGTACCTGGACGGCCGCGTGTACCACCGGGTGACAGCGGACCGGATGGACCCCGCGACCTGGAAGCGGACGGTGGACCACGGCTGGTTCCTGATCCTCAACGTGGCCGTCGGCGGCAACCTGCCGCTCGCCGACGGGGCGACCGCGGGCCCGGCCACCGAACCGGGGCATCCGATGCGGGTCGACCACGTCACGGTCTCGACCCGGGAAGGCCCGGACCGGTAA
- a CDS encoding DUF4190 domain-containing protein → MEQPSQQPQDRQPPQRGRPVPESSDRPEPARPPAPSEPAPERSEPEPERSEPPSVPSEPPGGASPASGTPYGTPGPYSPGPYSPGPYGPYGPAGPGGPGAVLPGPYGTPQRSTNGPAVASLVAGVVCCLPPLGLVLGLVALAQIKKKGQSGKGLAVSGIVLSAVSCLLVVSGLVSGSFGDVWDGFRKAVDEAGRSQTAFALRTGQCYDVDGDPEAVTSDIEVVDCARAHEGEVTGNFPLSGLAKWPGDDAIDRIATDRCEEISYTYTLDYWAVPDRVWSFYYYPSRASWRTGDRNVTCTFIVDGGEPLKGSLRRDETTLDAGQVVFLTHMNPVVDALNSEPEDDADEDLAANRAWASRVHAALTGASRELTAHSWAGARKKPVAALVEELDVAAKEWRRLAGAADAGAYWAHYDAAYALTAWKAESAAREELGLAAPEPETGTDGSRLS, encoded by the coding sequence GTGGAGCAGCCCTCCCAGCAGCCGCAGGACCGTCAGCCGCCCCAGCGGGGGCGACCGGTCCCGGAGTCGTCGGACCGACCGGAGCCGGCACGGCCACCGGCGCCGTCCGAACCGGCGCCGGAGCGGTCCGAGCCGGAGCCCGAGCGGTCCGAGCCGCCGTCGGTGCCGTCGGAGCCACCGGGCGGTGCGTCTCCCGCGTCCGGGACGCCCTACGGCACGCCCGGCCCGTACAGCCCCGGCCCGTACAGCCCCGGCCCGTACGGTCCCTACGGCCCGGCGGGCCCCGGCGGTCCCGGCGCCGTCCTTCCCGGCCCCTACGGAACGCCGCAGCGCTCCACCAACGGCCCGGCCGTGGCTTCGCTCGTCGCCGGTGTCGTCTGCTGCCTGCCGCCGCTCGGGCTGGTGCTCGGCCTGGTCGCGCTGGCGCAGATCAAGAAGAAGGGCCAGTCGGGCAAGGGACTGGCGGTCTCGGGCATCGTCCTCTCCGCGGTGAGTTGCCTGCTGGTCGTCTCGGGCCTGGTGAGCGGCTCCTTCGGCGACGTGTGGGACGGCTTCAGGAAGGCCGTGGACGAGGCCGGCCGCTCGCAGACCGCCTTCGCGCTGCGCACGGGCCAGTGTTACGACGTCGACGGCGACCCGGAGGCGGTCACCTCGGACATCGAGGTCGTCGACTGCGCGCGCGCTCACGAGGGTGAGGTCACCGGCAACTTCCCGCTCTCCGGACTGGCGAAGTGGCCGGGCGACGACGCGATCGACCGGATCGCGACCGACCGCTGCGAGGAGATCAGCTACACGTACACGCTGGACTACTGGGCCGTCCCGGACCGGGTCTGGTCGTTCTACTACTACCCCAGCAGGGCCAGTTGGCGGACCGGTGACCGCAACGTGACCTGCACCTTCATAGTCGACGGCGGTGAGCCGTTGAAGGGTTCGCTGCGGAGGGACGAGACCACGCTCGACGCCGGCCAGGTCGTCTTCCTCACGCACATGAACCCGGTCGTCGACGCCCTGAACTCCGAGCCGGAGGACGACGCGGACGAGGACCTCGCGGCCAACAGGGCATGGGCGTCGCGGGTCCACGCAGCCCTCACCGGGGCGAGCCGCGAGCTGACGGCCCACTCCTGGGCCGGCGCCCGGAAGAAGCCGGTCGCCGCGCTGGTCGAGGAGCTCGACGTGGCGGCGAAGGAGTGGCGGCGACTGGCCGGGGCCGCCGACGCGGGCGCCTACTGGGCGCACTACGACGCGGCGTACGCGCTGACCGCCTGGAAGGCGGAGTCCGCCGCGCGGGAGGAACTGGGACTGGCCGCCCCGGAGCCGGAGACGGGCACGGACGGCTCCCGCCTGAGCTGA
- a CDS encoding S8 family peptidase, translated as MSVMRDSRRGLAAVGAMAVAALALGTVSALPAVAAPAPEGVIQNAGAPGTVANSYIVTLDESAQAETARGRAVAAHYGAKIKKTYTSALNGYSVELSEAQAKKLAADPAVTSVVQNRVFKVNGTQPSPPSWGLDRIDQKALPLNQSYTYPDSAGQGVTAYIIDTGVRITHNDFGGRASYGYDAVDNDNTAQDGHGHGTHVAGTVAGSSYGVAKKAKIVGVRVLNNQGSGTTAQVVAGIDWVTQNAVKPAVANMSLGGGVDTALDAAVRNSIASGVTYAVAAGNDSSNASNYSPARVSEAITVGSTTSSDARSSFSNYGSVLDVFAPGSSITSSWNSSDSATNTISGTSMAAPHVAGAAAVYLGDHPTATPSQVSTALTTAATPNVVGNPGSGSPNRLLYVGGGTTPPPPTGDRFENTTDYAINDNSTVESPVTVSGIAGNAPSALQVPVNIVHTYIGDLRIQLVAPDGTVYTLKGYGTGGSSDNINTTYTVDASSEVANGTWKLRVSDNAYWDTGKIDSWALQF; from the coding sequence ATGTCAGTGATGCGTGATTCACGGCGCGGACTCGCCGCCGTCGGTGCCATGGCCGTCGCGGCCCTGGCGCTCGGCACCGTCTCCGCCCTGCCGGCCGTCGCGGCCCCGGCGCCGGAAGGCGTGATCCAGAACGCCGGCGCCCCCGGTACGGTCGCGAACAGCTACATCGTCACCCTCGACGAGTCCGCGCAGGCGGAGACGGCGAGAGGCCGGGCGGTCGCGGCCCATTACGGCGCGAAGATCAAGAAGACGTACACCTCGGCGCTCAACGGCTACTCCGTCGAGCTTTCCGAGGCGCAGGCGAAGAAGCTCGCCGCCGACCCGGCGGTCACCTCCGTCGTGCAGAATCGTGTCTTCAAGGTCAATGGCACCCAGCCCTCCCCGCCGTCCTGGGGCCTGGACCGGATCGACCAGAAGGCCCTTCCGCTGAACCAGAGTTACACCTACCCGGACAGCGCGGGGCAGGGCGTGACGGCGTACATCATCGACACCGGCGTCCGTATCACCCACAACGACTTCGGCGGCCGTGCCTCCTACGGCTACGACGCCGTGGACAACGACAACACCGCGCAGGACGGCCACGGCCACGGCACGCACGTCGCCGGGACCGTCGCGGGTTCCTCCTACGGCGTGGCCAAGAAGGCCAAGATCGTCGGCGTCCGCGTCCTCAACAACCAGGGTTCCGGCACCACGGCGCAGGTCGTCGCCGGCATCGACTGGGTGACGCAGAACGCCGTGAAGCCGGCCGTCGCCAACATGAGCCTCGGCGGAGGCGTCGACACCGCCCTCGACGCGGCGGTGCGCAACTCCATCGCCTCGGGCGTCACCTACGCGGTGGCCGCGGGCAACGACAGCTCCAACGCCTCCAACTACTCGCCGGCACGTGTCTCCGAGGCCATCACCGTCGGCTCGACGACCAGCAGCGACGCCCGCTCCAGCTTCTCCAACTACGGCAGCGTGCTGGACGTCTTCGCCCCCGGCTCGTCCATCACCTCGTCCTGGAACTCCAGCGACAGCGCCACCAACACCATCTCCGGCACCTCGATGGCGGCCCCGCACGTGGCCGGCGCCGCCGCGGTCTACCTGGGTGACCACCCGACGGCGACGCCTTCTCAGGTCTCGACGGCGCTGACGACCGCCGCGACCCCGAACGTCGTCGGCAACCCGGGCAGCGGCTCCCCGAACCGTCTGCTCTACGTCGGTGGCGGCACCACCCCGCCGCCGCCCACCGGCGACAGGTTCGAGAACACCACCGACTACGCGATCAACGACAACTCGACCGTGGAGTCCCCGGTCACCGTGAGCGGTATCGCGGGCAACGCCCCCTCCGCGCTCCAGGTCCCGGTGAACATCGTCCACACCTACATCGGTGACCTCAGGATCCAGCTCGTCGCCCCCGACGGCACGGTCTACACGCTCAAGGGGTACGGCACCGGTGGCAGCTCGGACAACATCAACACCACCTACACCGTGGACGCCTCCTCGGAGGTCGCGAACGGCACGTGGAAGCTCCGGGTCAGCGACAACGCCTACTGGGACACCGGGAAGATCGACTCCTGGGCCCTCCAGTTCTGA